TGGTCTGGCTGTCCTGCGACTTCAGCGACACGTTGAGCAGGCCGACGAGCGGGACGAGGAACAGCAAAGCGAGCAGGATCAGGGTCGCCTCGCGGGTGAGCGTCCGCCAGGTGTAGCGCGCGTACATCAGGAGCTCTTCCTCTGCGTCAGGCGGAACTGGATGCCGGCCAGCACCGCGATGACCACGGTCATGACGACCGCCAGCGCGATCGAGAACGGGAAGTCGCCCAGCGAGAAGGCGCTCTTGTAGATGGTCGTGGAGATCGTCTCGGTCGCGGTGCCAGGGCCGCCGCCGGTCATGGCCATCACCTGGTCGAACTGTTTGAGCCCGCCGATCAGGCAGAGCATCACGTTGATCACGACCGCGCCGTTGAGCAGCGGCAGCACGACGCGGCGGAACTTGCTCCACGCGCCCGCCCCGTCGATGGTCGCCGCCTCCAGCACCTCCGACGGGATCGCCTGCAACCCGGCCAGGTAGATGACCATCGAGTAGCCGGCGAACTGCCAGACGATCTCGGCGACGATCGCGTACAGCGCCGTGTCCGGGTCGCCGAGCCAGTCGTGGGCCAGCGTGCCCAGGCCGACGGCGCGCAGCGCGTCGTTGACGGCACCGTTGGGCGAGAGCAGGAAGCTCCACACGTAGCCCGCGACCAGCGGCGTGAGCACCACGGGCGCGAAGAAGATCACGCGGAGCAGGTACCGGCTCTTGACCATGCTGTTGACGCCGAGGGCCAGCAGCAGCCCGACGACGTTCTGGACCACGGTCGCCGCCGCGGCCAGGAGCAGCGTGTTGACCAGCGCGTCGCGGGCGGTCCTGTCCGCGAAGACCGCGGCGTAGTTGTCCAGGCCGACGAGCGACCAGCCGGGACGCAGTCCGTTCCAGTCGGTGAAGGAGAACAGCGCGCCGTTGACGCTGGGGACGACGACGATGAAGAGGTAGACCGCGATCGCCGGGACGACGAACCACCACGGGGCGCGCACGCCCACCTTGCGGCGGGTCCGTCCGGCCACGGCGGCTTCCCGCGCCACAGGCGGTGTCGTCGTCGCATGCGGCAAGGCCACGGGTGACTCCTCTCGCAGATGTCAGGAACGGCGCGCACGGTGTGAAGAGCCAGGACGGCGGTGGCACCCGGAGCTGTGAATCGATTCACAGCGTTTCGGGCAGGTTACGTGTCGCCCGGAGCGGTGTCAATGACTCCATCGTGAATCGATTCACGACTGCGCTAGGCTGGGAGACAACCCTTGATCGACTTCCGGCGGGCAGGACAGTGAGGAGCCCGATGACCTCTCAACCGGCGGCCAGGCGCGCCCAGGCCGAGGATTCCGCCGCCACGGTCGGCGATGTCGCGGCTCGCGCCGGGGTTTCGCGCGCGACCGTCTCCTACACCTTCACCCAGCCGAACCGGGTCTCGCGCGAGCTGCGCCAGCGCGTCCTCGCGGCCGCCGACGAGCTCGGCTATGTCGGCAACGACGCGGCGCGGAGGCTGCGGGTCGGCCACAGTCTCGCGCTCGGGTTGCTCGTCTCCAGCGCGCGTAACCCCGTCTACGCGGAGATCGCGGCGGGCGCCGAGGCGGAGGCCGCCGCGCACGGCCGCTTCGTCCTGGTCGCCAACAGTGACGAGAGCCCCGAACGTGAGCGCGCCTACCTCAACTTCTTCGAGTCCCAGCAGGTGAGCGGCATCGTCGCCGCTCCGGTCGGTGACGTCCCCGCCGAACTGCTCGGGCTGGAGAAGCGGGGGACGCCGTTCGTCCTGGTCGGCATGGCCCCCGGCCCGCACAGCTACCCGGCGATCTCCGGCGACAACGAGCGGGGCGGCTACCTCGCAGCCGCCCACCTGCTCGCCCAGGGCCGGCGGCGGCTGCTCTTCGTGGGCGGTGCGCACCCCCACGTCGACCTGCGGCTGGCGGGGGTGCGGCGGGCGGCCGCCGAGTCCATGACGCCGGCCTCGCTCGAGGTCATCCGCGTGCAGGTCCAGACCGCCAAGGTCGGCGAGGAGGTCTCCAGGACCCTTCTCGATCGGCCGGCGTCCGACTTTCCCGACGGGATCGTCGCCGGCAACGACCTGCTCGCCCTCGGTCTCCTGCACGGGCTCATCGTGGCAGGGGTCCGCGTGCCGGAGGATCTCTCCCTCGTCGGCTACGACGACATAGAGTTCGCCGACTTCGCGATCGTGCCGCTCACGACCATCCGGCATCCCTCCGCGGCACTCGGCGCCGGCGCCGTCCGGATCCTGCTCGGCCTCGAGGACGAGGCGGACATGCGGGGCCGGTTCGACCCCGATCTGGTGATCCGGGCGACGTCCCTCCCTCTCGTGGGATGCGACCGCGCGTAATGCGCTGTTGACATGGCCGCGCCGTCATCACTAGCCTCGCGCCACAGCTGCTGTGAATCGATTCACACTAGGAGGCAGGCCCATGAGAGCGAGTCGACTCGGCGAGGGCCCTCGCGCCCGCCGTACCACCGCAGTGGTCGTCACCGCCGCGCTGGCGCTGACCCCGGCCGCGCAGGCGGCCGCGGCGATGTCGCCGCGGCCGGACGAGGGGCCGGCGATCGTCTCGGGGCCGCTGCCCGAAGTCGCCGCCCTCGACCCGAGCACGATCGACCTGGCCGACTTCACGGGCCTGGAACAGCAGATCGCGCCCTATCTCGGCAACCTCGCGCGTCTGGCCAACAGCGTCAACGACGACAGCGCCACGAACTACGGATACATCACCTGCAACTGCTGGCGTACCGGGCAGGGGCCGAGCGACGCGCGCATCATGGAGAACGTCCTGACGCTCGCCTACTTCCTCACCGCCAACCGCCCGTGGAACCCCTACTACCGGGACGAGGCCCTGCGCAGGCGCCTCGAGGCCGCCCTGCGGTTCATGCTCAGCACCCAGAACGCCGACGGATCGTTCCCGCAGGGCGGCGGCGACGTGCGGTCGCGGGCCGCGACGGGCTTCGCGCTCGAACTGTACGCGATCATGCTGGAGCTCTTCGACGCCGACGGCACGATCGACCCGGCGCTGGTCTCCGCCGTGACCGAGGCCATGAGGCGGGCCACCCGGTGGTTCCTGGAGGACCAGGAGGTCTGGGGACCGCGCGGCTCGCAGTTCGCCAACCAGGTCGCGGGCGGGCTGGTCGGCATCTCCCGCCTCCTCGGCCGCCTGGACGACGCGGCGTTACGCGCGCGCTTCGAGCAGCGCCTCGCCGAGCACGAGAGGATCTCCCAGAGCGAAGCCGGGTTCTACCGCGACGGTACGGTCGCCCACCGCTACAGCCTCGAAGTGGAGGCGGAAGACCTCGCCGGCTGGGCCGACCCCGCGACCCAGGCCACGATCGACCGGATGCAGGCGCGCTACCTGGACTGGGCCCAGTACAACCTGCTCTACGACCGGCGACTCGACGGCTACTTCATCAACACGGCGATCGACTCGCGCCACCGCGGCTGGAACTACGCGGACGAGCTGCCGATCGGCTCCAACAACCTCTGGGGCTCGACGATCCCGCAGGCGCGCGCCTATCCGGCCACCCGGGAGGAGATCCAGGAGCGCCGCGCCGCCTTCGCCGAGGCGGGCTGGCAGACCTCGGTCGCGCCGCTCATCGCGCCGACATGGGCCTATCTCGATCCCTCGATCATCCGCGATGTCGCGCTGAAGCGGGAGTACTACCCGACCGCCGCCGAGCGCCAGGCGGCCATCGACACGCTCCGGCCCTACGCGGGCGCGCCGTACACCGAGTACCGCGCGGACTCGGTCACCGGACAGCGGTTCGTCTTCGCCAAGCGCCCCGCCTACGTCGTCGGCACGGGCTTCGGCAAGCACGTCAGCACGCAGTACGGCTTCTGGGACAACCAGCGCTTCGGACTCAGCTACCTCTACGACCCGAAGCTCGGCGTGGTCATCCAGGGCCAGAACGCCCCCCAGATCGGCGCTCCGCGCACCCGTCCGCTGGATGCCGAGCTGTCCTGGGGCACCGGCTGGCTCGCGGCGGACGGCGTGCACGTCGACGCCTACGACCAGCCGGTCCCCACGTTCTTCCTCGATGGTTCCCCTGTCGACCCTGCGACAGTGGACGACCTCGCTGCCCTGGAGATCCGCTACGCGGCGGCGGGCAGTCCGGTGGCCAAGTCCGTCACGCTCGGCGACAGTCTCGAGGTGCGGGTCGAGGGCGCGGGCGACTTCTTCGAACGCATTCCGCTCGTGCTGGAAGCGGGCGACACGCTCCAGTGGATCGGCGGCGGCTCCGTCAAGGTCGGTTCCAGGGCCGCCGCGGAGGGCGTCTCCGGAGTCGTCGTCAACCGCGACGGGCGGAGCGTGGAGATCCGCTGGACCGGCGCCGGCACGGCGACCCTGTGGCCCTCGGCCTTCCCCGTGGCGGGCGGCGACCGGACCCTCCAGGTCCTCGACCTCAAGGCCACTGGCACGCTGAGCTACGACATCCGCGTGGTCGACGACGCCTGCGCCGGCTCCGACGAGCGGGCGAACGTCCGCATCGGCGACCAGGACACCGGAGTCGCCAACGCCGACGACGGCACCGGCTGCACGGTCGCCGACCTGCTCAGGGCCGGCGAACAGTGGGAGAGCCACGGCGCCTTCGTCTCCCACGTCGCGAAGACGTCGGCGGCGCTCTCCCGCGCGCAGGTCCTGAGCCGCCGCGACGCCGCCCGTCTCGTCGCCGCCGCGGCCCGCTCCGACGTCGGCCGCGACCTGGTCACGGCCACGCTGGATCCCGCGAGCGGCGTGGCAGGGCACGAGCTCACCGTGCGGGTCTCGGGACGGAGCATCGGCCAGGTGACCGTCTCGGGGCCGTGCCTCACCGGCGACGTCACCGCCTCGGGCCCCGCCGACCTGAAGGTCACCGTCCGGGAGACGACGCTTCCCGGATCGTGCCGGCTCCGCGCCGAGACGCTGCGCACCACAGGGACGACCGAGATCGACACACTCGACCTGCGCATCGTGCCGGACGCCCAGGGCGTCGTCTTTCGCGACAGCTTCTCCTCGGCGGCGGCGACGTCCGAGGCGTGGAGCGCCGTCGACGGCACCTGGGCGGTCGTCGACGGCGTCTACCGCCAGCAGGACACGACCCGCACGGGCTGGAAATCCGTCGTGGACGATGTGGCGGTCGCCGACGGGTTCGTCGAGGCCACCGTCGACTTCCGTACGCTCGCGACCGCGACGGCCTTCGGCGGCGTCCAGGTACGGACGGCCAAGCCGGGCGACGCCTACACGCAGTCCGGATACCTGGTCTATCTCCGTCCCAACGGCACGGTCGACGTCTTCAGGGCCGGCACGGGCGTCATCGCGACGGGGACGGGCACGCGGGTCACGGGGCCGACGACGCTCCGCGTCGAGCTGCGCGGCGCCGAGATCCGCGCCTTCGTCGGCGGGGAGGCGACGCCGCGCGTCACCGTCACCGACCCGAACCCGATCACCGGGCCAGGGTCCGTGCAGCTCGTCACGGGCCGCGCGGCCGTCGACTTCGACAACGTGCGCGTGGCGACCGCGCTCGGGTGACTCCGGCGGCGGCTTTCGACGCGTGACACGCGCTACCGGGTGGCGATGATCCGGGCGGCCGCCGCGAGCGCAGAAGCTTTCTTGTAGCTTCACTACAAGAAAGCTGGCAGCCACCGCCCGGCCGAGTCCGTTAAAGGGCTCGGTAAGCCTCCGTAAGACTCGTGCCACGCGGCGAAAGCCCAGGCAGGGCCGGACCCCGTGCCGATGGTAGGCCGAGAGCATGAGGAAAGCACTGGCCGCACTGTCGGTAACGATCGCCGCTCTCGTCGCGACCACCGGGTGTGGCGGCGACCGCACCGAGGGCGCCACCCCACCCACCACACCTGCCCCCATGACGCCCGGCGAGACCGGCAACGGCACCCCCGCCGGGCGCGCGGAAGTCAAGGTCGGCGACACGAAGCTCGGCAAGATCCTGGTCGACGCCGAGGGGCGCACGCTCTACCTGTTCGAGAAGGACAAGGACCGGAAGTCGGACTGCTACGACGCGTGCGCGAAGGCATGGCCGCCCTACCTCACCACGGGCAAGCCCGAGGCCGGTGAAGGGGCAAAGGCCGACCTGCTCTCCACCACGACGCGCGACGACGGGTCCAAGCAGGTCGTCTACGGCAAGTGGCCGCTGTACTACTACCAGAACGACAAGAACCCGGGTGACACCACCGGACACGACATCGAGGGGTTCGGCGCCGAGTGGTACGCGCTCACCCCGGCGGGCAAGAAGGCGTCCGGTTAGGACGGGCACCGCCTTGACGACGAGTTAGCACCCGCCACACGAAGATCCTCAATCGTCGACGCGATGGGGCGTACCTGCTCGGACAGGTGCTCCCCACGCGTTCCCCCGACGAAGGGATCACTGCTGTGAATCGTGCGACTGCGGCTCGTGTCGCCGCTCTGGCCTGCGCGACGCTGATGCTCGGCGGCGCCGTACCCGCCGCTGCCGCCCCGCCCCGCCCGCCCGCGCCGGGTGATGTGCAACAGGCGCTGGAGGCCCTGGCGAAGACCGACGGAGTGGTGGGCGCCATCGGAGAGGTGTACGTCGACGGCAGGCGCGTCGGCCGGGGTTCGGCCGGCTCCCGTCTGCTCGACGGCAAGGGCGGGCGGATCCCGTCCGACGCCCGCTACCGCGTCGGGTCACAGACCAAGGCGATGACGGCCACGGTGCTGCTGCAACTGGTCGACGAGGGCAGGATCGGCCTGGAGGACAAGCTCGGCGACGTGCTGCCTGAGGTGGTCGAGAAGGACCTGGTGGAGCGGGCCGGCGAGATCACCGTACGGCAGCTGATCCGGCACACCTCCGGCATCCCCGAGTGGTTCAGGCTCGACCTCATCGACATCTTCGACACCACGACCTACTACCGCCCCCTCGACCTGGTGAAGATCTCACGCGGCCAACCCAGGACGCAGGAGCCGGGAGAGAAGTTCTCCTACTCCAGCACCAACTACACCCTCCTCGGCCTGATCATCGAGAAGCTGACCGGCCGGACGCTGGCCGCCGAGTTCACCCGGCGTCTTTTCGCTCCTCTGGGGATGAACCGCACCTACCTGCCCAGCGAACCCCCCGAGGGGATCAAGGGCCCGCACGGGCACGGCTACGCCCCGGGCCCCGACGGCAGGCCGCGCGACATGGACCGGCTGAACGCCAGCTACGGAC
This window of the Nonomuraea africana genome carries:
- a CDS encoding sugar ABC transporter permease translates to MALPHATTTPPVAREAAVAGRTRRKVGVRAPWWFVVPAIAVYLFIVVVPSVNGALFSFTDWNGLRPGWSLVGLDNYAAVFADRTARDALVNTLLLAAAATVVQNVVGLLLALGVNSMVKSRYLLRVIFFAPVVLTPLVAGYVWSFLLSPNGAVNDALRAVGLGTLAHDWLGDPDTALYAIVAEIVWQFAGYSMVIYLAGLQAIPSEVLEAATIDGAGAWSKFRRVVLPLLNGAVVINVMLCLIGGLKQFDQVMAMTGGGPGTATETISTTIYKSAFSLGDFPFSIALAVVMTVVIAVLAGIQFRLTQRKSS
- a CDS encoding serine hydrolase domain-containing protein, which codes for MNRATAARVAALACATLMLGGAVPAAAAPPRPPAPGDVQQALEALAKTDGVVGAIGEVYVDGRRVGRGSAGSRLLDGKGGRIPSDARYRVGSQTKAMTATVLLQLVDEGRIGLEDKLGDVLPEVVEKDLVERAGEITVRQLIRHTSGIPEWFRLDLIDIFDTTTYYRPLDLVKISRGQPRTQEPGEKFSYSSTNYTLLGLIIEKLTGRTLAAEFTRRLFAPLGMNRTYLPSEPPEGIKGPHGHGYAPGPDGRPRDMDRLNASYGHGAGGVISTAHDMSAFRSAFVRGRLLPPALQRVITDPPEGAPQPPAPPCGGALAQPSNGGAPGFTAATFTSPDGRRQFAVSTTLNLEQSLTVLRAITRTAEAVLCPKSPAAGPPSA
- a CDS encoding LacI family DNA-binding transcriptional regulator, which gives rise to MTSQPAARRAQAEDSAATVGDVAARAGVSRATVSYTFTQPNRVSRELRQRVLAAADELGYVGNDAARRLRVGHSLALGLLVSSARNPVYAEIAAGAEAEAAAHGRFVLVANSDESPERERAYLNFFESQQVSGIVAAPVGDVPAELLGLEKRGTPFVLVGMAPGPHSYPAISGDNERGGYLAAAHLLAQGRRRLLFVGGAHPHVDLRLAGVRRAAAESMTPASLEVIRVQVQTAKVGEEVSRTLLDRPASDFPDGIVAGNDLLALGLLHGLIVAGVRVPEDLSLVGYDDIEFADFAIVPLTTIRHPSAALGAGAVRILLGLEDEADMRGRFDPDLVIRATSLPLVGCDRA